The following are encoded in a window of Allosphingosinicella indica genomic DNA:
- a CDS encoding serine hydrolase domain-containing protein encodes MLKGMVWAALLAAAAVPAIAAAPVRGADFGAIKARLTAECAADTFSGIVLVRAGGRDLFEHVCGKADIINGIANARETRFKIYSTSKFITALTVLKLVEDGRMRLDAPVTDYIADAPGEWRGVTIRMLLNHTSGIDDLTLPFIWHFRADHPSAMRGLLPALTAEQRALKSAPGTAFRYNNFGFELLADAAAKAGGQPFPALVEALVFQPAGMKSASIEAPLIEAGHLVPVSAEGLAKGYNGDPGKLDQAINWGFVQQGAGAVHASVDDFVALDAALKAGRILGPAMLAEMTRAPVDADGKTGGQAFGLGVVVNVADGVTMYGHTGGTNGYISDFERYPDDDAMLIVLTNRGNIRTAWLREGVAAALKGAR; translated from the coding sequence ATGTTGAAGGGGATGGTTTGGGCGGCGTTGCTAGCGGCGGCAGCAGTGCCCGCGATCGCGGCGGCGCCGGTGCGGGGGGCGGATTTCGGGGCGATTAAGGCGCGGCTTACCGCGGAATGCGCGGCGGATACTTTTTCCGGGATCGTACTGGTCCGCGCGGGCGGGCGCGACCTGTTCGAACATGTTTGCGGCAAGGCGGACATCATCAACGGCATCGCCAACGCCCGCGAGACGCGATTCAAAATCTATTCGACGAGCAAGTTCATCACCGCGCTGACGGTGCTGAAGCTGGTCGAGGACGGGCGGATGCGGCTCGATGCGCCGGTGACCGACTATATCGCCGACGCGCCGGGCGAATGGCGCGGCGTCACCATCCGCATGCTGCTCAACCACACATCCGGGATCGACGATCTCACCCTCCCCTTCATCTGGCATTTCCGCGCCGATCATCCCTCCGCGATGCGCGGGCTGCTGCCGGCGCTAACGGCGGAGCAGCGCGCGCTCAAGTCCGCGCCGGGGACCGCCTTCCGCTACAATAATTTCGGGTTCGAGCTGCTCGCCGACGCCGCGGCAAAGGCGGGCGGACAGCCTTTCCCCGCGCTCGTCGAGGCGCTCGTCTTCCAGCCCGCGGGCATGAAGAGCGCGAGCATCGAGGCGCCGCTGATCGAGGCCGGCCATCTGGTGCCGGTCAGCGCGGAGGGGCTGGCGAAGGGCTATAACGGCGATCCCGGCAAGCTGGACCAGGCGATAAACTGGGGCTTCGTCCAGCAGGGCGCCGGCGCCGTCCACGCCAGCGTCGACGATTTTGTCGCGCTTGACGCAGCATTGAAGGCGGGCCGCATCCTCGGCCCGGCGATGCTGGCGGAGATGACCCGGGCGCCGGTCGATGCCGACGGAAAGACCGGTGGCCAGGCGTTCGGGCTGGGCGTGGTTGTGAACGTCGCGGATGGGGTGACGATGTACGGCCATACCGGCGGCACCAACGGCTATATCAGCGACTTCGAACGCTATCCAGACGATGACGCGATGCTGATCGTCCTCACCAACCGCGGTAACATCCGCACCGCGTGGCTGCGCGAGGGCGTGGCGGCGGCGCTGAAGGGGGCGCGGTAA